A genomic segment from Neobacillus sp. YX16 encodes:
- a CDS encoding GerAB/ArcD/ProY family transporter yields MIHLEKISINQLICLVILTQIGVSVLTLPYAQIRNSGNDSWLSILIGGVLAQAVILIIYQLGKRYSDRSLPQYITAIVGKPLGSVVNFVFAAYFMENIFMVTITYSDIINRWVLFETPWFVIIGVSFTIAAYIASSTLRSMATITQMIMLMFLICFVIVLVSGMGKGDFRHLLPIGTHGIGPLLKGAVPSFWLYSGYELLLYAFPFVRSRKKKDIVMAVSAANGFTTFFYMLITVIVTYNFSESQLKSIPEPMVFILRKFRWPVVQSLDILFMTIWLSVVAVTVYVYLFMSARYLAFIGSKEIRNHPFLVWIIVVVCFGFGLGASDRQWQSRFSDYHNIVTAIMIAIVPTILLLISLARGKAAGG; encoded by the coding sequence ATGATACACTTAGAAAAAATCTCTATCAACCAGCTTATTTGCCTCGTTATTCTGACCCAAATCGGCGTTAGCGTTTTAACGCTCCCTTACGCACAAATACGCAACTCGGGCAACGACTCGTGGCTGTCCATATTGATCGGGGGAGTGCTTGCTCAAGCGGTCATCCTAATCATCTACCAACTTGGAAAGAGATATTCTGATCGGTCGTTGCCCCAGTATATTACTGCTATTGTTGGAAAGCCGTTAGGATCGGTCGTGAACTTCGTGTTTGCCGCGTACTTCATGGAAAATATTTTTATGGTTACTATCACTTATTCTGATATCATCAACCGCTGGGTGTTATTTGAGACTCCCTGGTTTGTGATAATCGGAGTATCTTTCACAATTGCAGCGTATATCGCTTCATCTACGCTCCGGTCAATGGCTACAATTACGCAGATGATTATGTTAATGTTTCTGATTTGCTTTGTGATAGTATTGGTAAGTGGAATGGGAAAAGGGGACTTCCGTCATTTATTGCCAATCGGCACTCACGGGATCGGACCGCTTCTAAAGGGTGCAGTCCCTTCGTTTTGGTTGTACTCGGGATATGAGCTTCTCCTGTACGCTTTTCCATTTGTAAGATCCCGCAAGAAGAAGGATATCGTAATGGCAGTATCGGCCGCCAATGGATTTACGACCTTTTTTTATATGTTGATAACAGTCATTGTTACGTACAACTTCAGCGAAAGTCAATTGAAGTCCATCCCGGAGCCGATGGTGTTCATTCTTCGTAAATTCAGATGGCCAGTCGTTCAAAGCCTCGATATTCTATTTATGACGATTTGGCTATCTGTGGTTGCGGTAACGGTTTATGTTTATTTGTTTATGTCCGCCCGTTATCTGGCGTTCATTGGAAGTAAAGAAATCCGCAACCATCCTTTTTTGGTATGGATTATAGTGGTTGTTTGCTTCGGATTCGGATTAGGGGCCTCCGACCGGCAATGGCAGTCCCGATTTTCAGACTATCATAATATTGTTACTGCTATTATGATAGCTATTGTGCCGACAATTCTGCTTCTCATTTCTTTGGCACGGGGAAAGGCGGCAGGAGGATGA
- a CDS encoding Ger(x)C family spore germination protein — protein MKKAIIAILLVLFLTGCWDRLPLKTLGLVDIAGIDLDNENGDVLLHYIVTVLNNAGQGNGEPSSQITELKGHSLIEAVGQGQYTEKGPFFGVHTGIYLFSKSFATDDPVNELTFLLKAPYTAINSPVVILEGDMLKLLKSKIGTNKKFTSDLVDFVMSLEKNKNAPNVSMMKLILSRKDPLECLAVPLLKQSNSSMVLGGALLYRQGTYTGKELDKDQVQILMLMLGKITGGQKFTGNLSSKIEDKNIDYAFSIKKINSKIITHPESGELPKVTIGVRLQINVFKLGKSALTLKPDYVNRIEKELSKHLEEKAAATIEIMQKANCDILGIGKEFKAYHPNIWKSLNWRKDFPEMSIEPNFDVQILNSDE, from the coding sequence ATGAAAAAAGCGATAATTGCGATTTTGTTGGTGCTCTTCTTGACCGGTTGTTGGGATCGATTACCGCTGAAAACTCTTGGTTTGGTTGATATAGCTGGTATCGACCTGGATAATGAGAATGGTGACGTTTTGCTCCATTATATCGTCACGGTGCTTAATAATGCCGGTCAAGGTAATGGGGAGCCGTCCTCTCAGATAACGGAGCTAAAAGGACATAGTTTAATCGAAGCTGTCGGCCAAGGTCAATATACAGAAAAAGGTCCTTTCTTTGGGGTGCACACGGGAATCTATTTATTTAGTAAAAGTTTCGCAACGGATGATCCAGTTAATGAGCTTACTTTTTTACTTAAAGCCCCCTATACGGCGATCAATTCTCCCGTAGTTATTTTAGAGGGGGACATGTTGAAGCTTTTGAAAAGTAAAATAGGTACAAATAAAAAATTTACAAGTGATCTGGTCGATTTTGTTATGTCTTTAGAAAAGAATAAAAATGCACCAAACGTTAGCATGATGAAATTAATACTATCACGAAAAGATCCATTGGAATGTCTCGCGGTGCCTTTGCTGAAACAATCTAACTCGTCAATGGTATTAGGCGGCGCCCTATTATACCGTCAAGGTACGTATACTGGCAAGGAGCTAGACAAAGACCAAGTCCAAATATTGATGTTGATGTTAGGGAAGATTACTGGAGGACAAAAGTTTACCGGAAATTTGTCGAGTAAAATTGAGGATAAAAACATCGATTACGCGTTTTCCATCAAAAAAATAAATTCAAAGATTATCACCCACCCCGAATCGGGCGAATTGCCGAAAGTCACCATCGGAGTCCGATTGCAAATTAATGTATTCAAACTTGGCAAGTCAGCTCTAACACTTAAGCCCGATTACGTTAATCGAATAGAAAAAGAACTGAGTAAACATCTGGAAGAAAAAGCGGCAGCGACGATCGAGATTATGCAAAAAGCGAATTGCGACATTCTTGGCATCGGAAAGGAATTTAAGGCATACCATCCGAACATTTGGAAGTCTTTAAATTGGCGCAAAGACTTTCCGGAAATGTCGATCGAACCGAATTTCGACGTGCAGATCCTTAACTCGGATGAATAA
- a CDS encoding LysR family transcriptional regulator, producing the protein MNFEQMEYIVNVANEMSITKAAEKLFISPSGMSQSITQLENELGIKIFNRAKQGVTPTFEGKIVISKAIDLLKTIKELNKEIYDYKNSNQTNLKIITAPTFSYVIQETMVKFNSRNRDITFEVVEQNPTDIIQNFNKENYDFALIHASLNELKREKNICFEHIHEGHICIAVGKNSPYYSFDFVRLSDLENSKFVMYNSSDYKKVLKLIKLNPNQVLIRSNSSSLLFELVKESQAVLFLHDFSIIHSSMVKVGEIKIIPLREENYFPIDFWLIYLETKGLTKVAKEFIDDFFKNLKNRK; encoded by the coding sequence ATGAATTTTGAACAAATGGAGTATATTGTCAATGTTGCAAATGAGATGTCAATTACCAAAGCAGCAGAAAAGTTATTTATTTCACCTTCAGGGATGAGTCAATCCATAACACAGCTAGAAAATGAGCTGGGAATAAAAATCTTTAACCGAGCAAAACAAGGAGTTACTCCTACTTTTGAAGGGAAAATAGTTATTTCCAAAGCAATCGATTTACTTAAGACCATTAAAGAACTGAACAAAGAAATTTATGATTATAAAAATAGTAATCAAACTAATTTAAAAATTATTACAGCTCCCACCTTTTCTTATGTAATTCAGGAAACAATGGTTAAGTTTAATTCAAGAAATCGTGATATTACATTCGAAGTAGTTGAGCAAAACCCTACAGATATTATTCAGAATTTTAACAAAGAAAACTATGACTTCGCTTTAATCCATGCATCTTTAAATGAATTAAAAAGAGAAAAAAATATTTGTTTTGAACATATTCACGAGGGACACATTTGTATAGCGGTTGGTAAAAATTCACCTTATTATTCTTTCGATTTTGTAAGACTTAGTGATTTAGAGAATTCAAAATTTGTTATGTATAATTCATCGGATTATAAAAAGGTATTAAAATTAATAAAACTGAATCCCAATCAAGTTTTAATTAGATCAAATAGCAGCAGCCTTCTTTTCGAGTTGGTAAAGGAAAGTCAAGCCGTTTTATTTTTGCATGATTTTTCTATTATACATAGTTCCATGGTTAAAGTTGGAGAAATAAAAATCATCCCTCTTAGGGAAGAAAATTATTTTCCAATTGATTTCTGGCTTATATATTTAGAAACAAAAGGTTTAACAAAGGTAGCGAAGGAATTTATTGATGACTTTTTTAAAAACCTAAAAAATAGAAAATAA
- a CDS encoding M15 family metallopeptidase, whose protein sequence is MFKKYVKAWFILFSLIAVVGCNRDSNMSSSSKKTNSGSEESVTPLANRSNSNQKVPITKASYIKQEKRQNGKTIYTTKYPASIAVVVNKKIYLPKNYVPNNLVYPNTSFIFKEKVEKRKLRKEAAVALEKMFAVAKQDKIYLSGVSGYRSEVTQTAVFNRYVKRDGYEKAITYSAVPGTSEHQTGLAIDVSGSTGKCAAASCFADTKEAKWLDRNSANFGYIVRYPKGKEHVTGYKYEPWHIRYVGPDIAKDMKKRNLTLEEYYGIFPIIR, encoded by the coding sequence ATGTTTAAAAAATATGTAAAGGCATGGTTCATTCTCTTTTCATTGATAGCTGTCGTTGGTTGTAACAGAGATTCCAATATGTCCTCTTCATCTAAAAAAACAAATAGCGGTTCAGAAGAATCTGTAACACCACTTGCAAATCGCTCCAATTCTAATCAAAAAGTACCCATAACAAAAGCTTCTTATATAAAACAGGAGAAGAGGCAGAATGGGAAAACGATCTATACCACGAAATATCCTGCATCAATAGCTGTTGTTGTAAACAAAAAAATTTACCTGCCCAAAAATTATGTTCCAAACAATTTAGTTTATCCTAATACTTCTTTTATATTTAAGGAAAAAGTAGAAAAACGTAAATTGCGGAAGGAAGCAGCAGTTGCATTAGAAAAAATGTTTGCAGTAGCAAAACAGGATAAAATTTATTTGAGTGGAGTATCTGGATATCGTTCTGAGGTGACTCAAACGGCGGTTTTTAATCGATATGTAAAAAGGGATGGTTACGAAAAGGCAATAACCTATAGTGCTGTTCCGGGTACAAGTGAACACCAAACGGGATTGGCAATTGATGTTAGTGGAAGTACTGGGAAATGTGCAGCGGCTTCCTGCTTTGCCGATACAAAAGAAGCGAAATGGCTAGATAGAAATAGCGCTAATTTTGGATATATTGTACGTTATCCAAAAGGAAAAGAGCACGTTACGGGCTACAAATATGAGCCTTGGCACATTCGCTATGTTGGCCCTGATATAGCAAAAGATATGAAAAAACGTAATTTGACATTAGAAGAGTATTACGGTATTTTCCCTATTATTAGGTAA